The genomic interval ATAAAACTTAAAGAGTTTAAAGAGAATCCTGCAGTTCCTTATGATCAAGATGAGGTTACAAGAATTATAATAGACGCTCTAAACTTAAAAGTATATGAAGAGATAAAAGAATGGACTGTTGGTGAGCTAAGAGAGTGGTTATTAGCTACTGAAAATGGAGATAGAGAGATTCAGTGGATAAGAAGAGGATTAACTTCAGAGATGATATCAGCAGTTACAAAATTAATGTCAAATTTAGACTTAATTAGAGCGGCGAGTAAAATTCAAGTAAAAAAACATTGTAACACAACAATTGGAGGAAAAGGAATTTTAGCAGCTAGACTGCAACCTAACCATACAACAGATGATCCAGATGGAATAATGATTTCACTACTAGAAGGGTTAAGTTACGGAGTTGGAGATGCTTTAATAGGATTAAACCCAGTTGATGATACTGTCGATAGTGTTGTTAGAGTTTTACAAAGATTTGATGAGATAAAGAAAAAATTCCATATACCAACACAAATATGTGTACTAGCTCACGTAACTACTCAAATGGAAGCTATAAGAAAAGGAGCTCCTACAGATTTAATATTCCAAAGTATAGCTGGATCACAAAAATCAAATGAAGCTTTTGGAATAACAGGAGATATGATAGAGGAAGCAAGACAACTAGCTCTAACTCACGGAACAGCAGCAGGACCAAATGTAATGTATTTTGAAACAGGACAAGGTTCTGAACTTTCTTCAGATGGACATAATGGTGTAGATCAATTAACAATGGAAGCAAGATGTTATGGATTTGCTAAAAAATACGATCCATTTATAGTTAATACCGTAGTTGGATTTATAGGTCCAGAGTATCTTTATGATAGTAAGCAAGTTACAAGAGCTGGATTAGAAGATCACTTTATGGGAAAACTTCATGGATTATCTATGGGAGTTGACGTTTGTTATACAAACCATATGAAGGCAGATCAAAACGATATTGAAAACTTAGCTGTTTTATTAACAGCAGCTGGATGTAACTATTTTATGGGAGTTCCAGCTGGAGATGATATTATGTTAAACTACCAAACTACAGGATATCATGATATTCAAACTTTAAGAGAAACATTAAATGTTAAACCTATAAAAGAGTTTGAGGAGTGGCTAGAAAAAGTAGGTATCAGAGATGAGGATGGAAATTTAACTAATCTTGCAGGAGATGCATCACTATTTTTATAGGAGGAGAGAATAATGATTTCTGAAAAAGAGTTGAAAGATATAATATCACAAGTTTTAAAAGAGATGGATGGAGAGGGAAAGGCTTTAGAAAAAGTAAAAGAAAGAGTTGAAAAAACACTTTCTAATTTGGAAGAGGTAGAGGATATAACTAAAATTGATTTGAGAGAAGTTATAGACGTAGTGAATCCAAAAAATAGAGAGGAGTTATTAAAGTATAAAAGAAAAACTCCAGCAAGAGTTGGAATTGGAAGAGCTGGAACAAGATATACAACATCAACAATGTTAAGATTTAGAGCTGACCACGCTTCAGCACAAGATGCTGTATTTACTGATGTTTCAGATGAAGTATTAGCTAAAAATAATCTATTTACAGTTCAAAC from Cetobacterium somerae carries:
- a CDS encoding ethanolamine ammonia-lyase subunit EutB, which produces MRLHTRLFGQDYVFENLYDVMAKANEEKSGDELAGIAARSTKERVAAKEVLSNIKLKEFKENPAVPYDQDEVTRIIIDALNLKVYEEIKEWTVGELREWLLATENGDREIQWIRRGLTSEMISAVTKLMSNLDLIRAASKIQVKKHCNTTIGGKGILAARLQPNHTTDDPDGIMISLLEGLSYGVGDALIGLNPVDDTVDSVVRVLQRFDEIKKKFHIPTQICVLAHVTTQMEAIRKGAPTDLIFQSIAGSQKSNEAFGITGDMIEEARQLALTHGTAAGPNVMYFETGQGSELSSDGHNGVDQLTMEARCYGFAKKYDPFIVNTVVGFIGPEYLYDSKQVTRAGLEDHFMGKLHGLSMGVDVCYTNHMKADQNDIENLAVLLTAAGCNYFMGVPAGDDIMLNYQTTGYHDIQTLRETLNVKPIKEFEEWLEKVGIRDEDGNLTNLAGDASLFL